The following coding sequences are from one Neurospora crassa OR74A linkage group I, whole genome shotgun sequence window:
- a CDS encoding DNA-directed RNA polymerase II largest subunit, with protein MANLYFAHSSAPLRTIKEIQFGLLSPEEIKGMSVAHIVYPETMDETRTKPRDGGLNDPLLGSVDRQFKCKTCGENMSECPGHFGHIELARPVYHPGFIKRVKKMLEIVCHNCSKVLADRNDKEFAAAMRIRDPKVRFNRVWAVCKKKRRCENEVVKKSDDDEFNPLADAKGELPGHGGCGNDHPTVRQQALTLYAQFDTKDEEGVKSKEKKIITPEMALNILHNMTESDMIDIGINISQARPEWMIITVLPVPPPPVRPSISMDGTGTGMRNEDDLTYKLGDIIRANGNVRQAIQEGSPAHIINDFENLLQYHVATYMDNDIAGQPQALQKSGRPVKAIRARLKGKEGRLRGNLMGKRVDFSARTVITGDANISLDEVGVPRSIARTLTYPETVTPYNIGKLTQYVQNGPNEHPGAKYVIRSDGSRVDLRHQRRTGPLQLEYGWKVERHLIDGDYIIFNRQPSLHKESMMGHRVKVMPYSTFRLNLSVTSPYNADFDGDEMNLHVPQTEETRAEVKELCMVPLNIVSPQRNGPLMGIVQDTLAGAYKLCRRDVFLTKEEVMNIMLWVPEWDGIIPVPAILKPRPRWTGKQIISMVVPKIINLKNIDEDDGECPLKDKGILIQQGEVIFGLMTKKIVGAASGGIVHLCYNELGPSGAMDFLNGCQRVVNYWLLHNGHSIGIGDTIPDAATIAKVQTHIDDAKAEVKQLTDMATNNQLEPLPGMNIRETFENKVSKALNTARDKAGTTTESSLKDINNAVTMALSGSKGSSINISQMTALVGQQIVEGKRIPFGFKYRTLPHFTKDDYSPEARGFVENSYLRGLTPSEFFFHAMAGREGLIDTAVKTAETGYIQRRLVKALEDSAAQYDGTVRNSLGDIIQFVYGEDGLDGIAIENQPVDHFTISNKAFDKRYRLDVMDEEVSSGELEALEYGKELASDPTVQELLDQEYEQLSVDRHMLREIQRTKGNNDTKMQLPLNIIRIIDTAKKLFKVDETARSDLTPKDVIPAVKAMLDRMIVVRGDDPISKEADYNATILFKAQLRSRLAFKRLAVQDRINKLAFNHILGELENRWSRSMVSPGEMVGVLAAQSIGEPATQMTLNTFHFAGVSSKNVTLGVPRLKEILNVASNIKTPSMMVYLDSKAATQEEAKKMRSAVEHTSLRSVTAVTEIYYDPDITSTNIPEDYDLVESYFLIPDQSGDEPDPIENQSRWLLRITLDRQKMLDKGLRVEDVAHRIKEVYKKDVAVVFSDNNAEEMVIRIRVIKADDDKDEDGNKIIEDDVMLKRLEKHLLDGCTLRGVEGIERAFLNKGVKLIEAKDGSMKHSKVDDECQEWYLDTQGTSLREVLTVEGVDTKRTTTNDLWQVVDVFGIEGARAALMHELTAVLAFDGSYVNHRHLALLCDVMTYRGSIAAVTRHGINRADTGALMRCSFEETVEILLEAAAVGELDDCRGISENVMLGQMAPMGTGAFDVFLDPKMLETVISDNSRMGLMPGMTVKGSQLDGAATPYDTGSPMADSGFLGSYSPTMGNFSPIQGAGSDSPTNNGFGTDYGGVGGYGSGTSYSSATSPRATSPFTPTSPFSYGGYSPSSPAAGYSPSSPLLDSAGRFASSPQFSPSSPSFSPTSPMLRPGSPTSPSYSPTSPSYSPASPAAARYSPTSPAQQFSPTSPSYSPTSPSYSPASPAFQATSPSYSPASPTWSPTSPDAYSPTSPSFQRSPGQQLSPTSPTGYSPTSPQYSPRTPGRNNSGGNGDQYSPTSPSND; from the exons GCGCACTCGAGTGCGCCCTTGCGGACCATCAAGGAAATCCAGTTTGGTCTGCTGTCGCCCGAGGAGATCAAGGGCATGAGTGTGGCCCACATCGTCTACCCAGAGACCATGGACGAGACCAGGACAAAACCCCGCGACGGCGGTCTCAACGACCCTCTCCTGGGCTCCGTAGATCGTCAGTTCAAGTGCAAGACGTGCGGCGAGAACATGTCCGAGTGCCCCGGCCATTTCGGTCACATCGAGCTGGCCCGACCCGTCTACCATCCGGGCTTCATCAAGCGGGTGAAGAAGATGTTGGAGATTGTCTGCCACAACTGCAGCAAGGTTCTTGCTGACAGA AATGACAAAGAGTTCGCGGCCGCCATGAGGATCCGCGATCCCAAGGTCCGCTTCAACCGAGTATGGGCTGTGtgcaagaaaaagaggagatGTGAAAACGAGGTAGTCAAGAAgagcgacgatgacgagttCAACCCTCTTGCCGACGCCAAGGGCGAGCTCCCCGGCCACGGCGGCTGCGGCAACGATCACCCCACCGTCCGCCAGCAGGCCCTCACCCTCTATGCCCAGTTCGATAccaaggacgaggagggcgtCAAgagcaaggagaagaagatcatcACCCCCGAGATGGCACTCAACATTTTGCACAACATGACCGAGTCTGACATGATCGACATCGGCATCAACATCTCTCAAGCTCGGCCTGAGTGGATGATCATCACTGTTCTGCCTGTTCCGCCCCCTCCAGTCCGCCCCAGTATTTCCATGGACGGTACCGGCACCGGTATGCGGAACGAAGATGATTTGACCTACAAGCTCGGCGATATCATTCGAGCAAACGGCAACGTTCGCCAGGCCATCCAGGAGGGTTCTCCGGCTCACATTATCAACGATTTCGAGAACCTCCTCCAGTACCACGTTGCTACCTACATGGACAACGATATTGCTGGTCAACCACAAGCTCTGCAAAAGAGCGGTCGTCCCGTCAAGGCCATTCGTGCCCGTctcaagggcaaggagggTCGTCTGCGTGGTAACTTGATGGGCAAGCGTGTCGATTTCTCTGCCCGTACAGTCATCACAGGCGATGCCAACATCTCGCTGGATGAAGTCGGTGTGCCCCGTAGCATCGCGCGTACGCTTACCTATCCCGAGACTGTGACGCCCTACAATATTGGCAAACTCACCCAATACGTCCAGAACGGCCCTAACGAGCATCCGGGTGCCAAGTACGTTATCCGCTCAGATGGCAGCCGTGTCGATCTACGCCATCAGAGGCGGACAGGTCCGCTACAGCTGGAATATGGCTGGAAGGTTGAGCGCCATCTCATCGACGGTGATTACATCATCTTCAACCGTCAGCCCTCTTTGCACAAGGAATCCATGATGGGTCATCGTGTCAAGGTCATGCCCTACTCGACCTTCAGACTTAACCTTTCTGTCACATCTCCTTACAACGCCGATTTCGACGGTGATGAAATGAACCTTCACGTTCCTCAAACCGAAGAAACTCGTGCTGAAGTCAAGGAGCTTTGCATGGTTCCTCTCAACATCGTCTCGCCGCAGCGTAACGGTCCGCTCATGGGTATCGTGCAGGACACTTTGGCTGGTGCTTACAAGCTTTGTCGTCGTGACGTCTTCCTtaccaaggaggaggtcaTGAACATTATGCTCTGGGTCCCCGAGTGGGACGGCATCATTCCTGTCCCTGCAATCCTCAAGCCTCGTCCTCGCTGGACTGGTAAGCAAATCATTAGCATGGTTGTTCCCAAGATCATAAACCTCAAGAACatcgacgaggatgatggtgagTGCCCTCTTAAGGACAAGGGCATTTTGATCCAACAAGGTGAGGTGATTTTCGGCttgatgacgaagaagattgtGGGTGCTGCTAGTGGCGGTATCGTCCATCTCTGCTACAACGAGCTGGGTCCTAGCGGTGCTATGGATTTCCTCAACGGCTGCCAGAGAGTCGTCAACTACTGGCTCCTTCACAATGGTCACAGCATTGGTATTGGTGACACTATTCCCGACGCCGCGACCATCGCCAAGGTCCAGACGCACATTGACGATGCCAAGGCAGAAGTCAAGCAGCTCACAGATATGGCCACCAACAATCAGCTTGAGCCATTGCCCGGTATGAACATCCGTGAGACCTTCGAAAACAAGGTCTCCAAGGCTCTCAACACGGCCCGTGACAAGGCCGGTACTACCACTGAGAGCAGTTTGAAGGATATCAACAACGCCGTAACCATGGCTCTGTCTGGTTCCAAGGGTTCCTCCATCAACATTTCCCAGATGACTGCCTTGGTCGGTCAGCAGATTGTCGAAGGCAAGCGTATTCCTTTCGGCTTCAAGTACCGCACACTGCCACATTTCACAAAGGATGATTACTCGCCCGAAGCCCGTGGTTTCGTCGAGAACTCGTACCTTCGTGGTCTTACTCCTTCAGAGTTTTTCTTCCACGCCATGGCTGGTAGAGAAGGTTTGATCGATACCGCTGTCAAGACAGCCGAAACTGGTTACATTCAGCGTCGTTTGGTCAAGGCCCTTGAAGATTCGGCTGCGCAGTACGATGGTACTGTTCGCAACTCGCTGGGTGATATCATCCAGTTCGTCTACGGTGAAGATGGTCTCGACGGTATTGCCATCGAGAACCAGCCTGTCGACCACTTCACGATATCCAACAAGGCTTTCGACAAGCGTTATCGTCTCGATGTCATGGACGAGGAGGTTTCCTCGGGCGAGCTTGAGGCGCTGGAATACGGAAAGGAGCTTGCTAGTGACCCCACTGTTCAGGAGCTTCTTGACCAGGAGTACGAACAGCTTTCGGTCGATCGCCACATGCTTCGCGAGATCCAGCGCACAAAAGGCAACAATGACACGAAGATGCAGCTCCCGCTTAACATCATTCGTATTATTGATACTGCCAAGAAGCTGTTCAAGGTCGATGAGACCGCTCGCAGTGACCTTACCCCCAAGGATGTCATTCCTGCAGTTAAGGCCATGCTTGATCGCATGATCGTTGTCAGAGGAGACGATCCTATCTCCAAGGAGGCAGACTACAACGCCACGATCCTGTTCAAGGCCCAGCTTCGGTCTCGCTTGGCGTTCAAGCGTCTTGCTGTCCAAGATAGGATCAACAAATTGGCCTTCAACCACATCCTCGGCGAGCTCGAGAACCGTTGGTCGAGGTCGATGGTTTCTCCGGGTGAAATGGTTGGTGTGTTGGCTGCCCAGTCTATCGGTGAACCCGCCACCCAGATGACACTCAACACTTTCCATTTCGCCGGTGTGTCCTCCAAGAACGTCACCCTTGGTGTGCCGCGTCTCAAGGAAATTCTTAACGTTGCTTCGAACATCAAGACTCCTTCCATGATGGTCTATCTCGACTCCAAGGCAGCGACccaggaggaggccaagaagatgcGCAGTGCTGTCGAGCACACGAGTCTTCGCTCCGTTACGGCTGTCACTGAAATCTACTATGATCCCGATATCACATCGACCAACATCCCCGAGGATTACGATTTGGTCGAGTCTTACTTCCTCATTCCCGATCAGAGCGGCGACGAGCCAGATCCGATTGAGAACCAGTCCCGTTGGCTTCTGAGAATCACTCTCGATCGTCAGAAGATGCTCGATAAGGGTCTCCGCGTTGAGGACGTTGCTCACCGCATCAAGGAGGTTTACAAGAAGGATGTTGCGGTTGTCTTCTCCGACAACAACGCTGAAGAGATGGTCATCCGTATCCGTGTTATCAAGGCGGACGATGACAAGGACGAAGATGGTAATAAGATCATCGAGGACGATGTGATGCTCAAGCGTCTTGAGAAGCATCTCCTGGACGGCTGCACACTTCGTGGTGTCGAGGGCATTGAGCGTGCCTTCTTGAACAAGGGTGTTAAGCTGATCGAGGCCAAGGATGGTTCCATGAAGCACTCCAAGGTGGACGATGAGTGCCAAGAGTGGTACCTTGATACACAAGGTACCTCTCTTCGTGAGGTCTTGACTGTCGAGGGTGTTGATACCAAGCGCACCACTACCAACGACTTGTGGCAGGTTGTCGATGTCTTCGGTATCGAGGGAGCTCGTGCTGCTCTGATGCACGAGTTGACGGCTGTGCTGGCTTTCGACGGTTCGTACGTCAACCATCGTCACTTGGCGCTTCTTTGCGATGTGATGACATACAGGGGCAGTATCGCCGCCGTCACACGTCACGGTATCAACCGCGCTGATACTGGTGCGCTCATGCGTTGCTCTTTCGAGGAGACTGTCGAAATTCTCCTGGAAGCTGCCGCCGTCGGTGAGCTTGATGACTGCCGTGGTATCTCGGAGAACGTTATGTTAGGCCAGATGGCTCCCATGGGTACTGGTGCCTTTGACGTTTTCCTCGATCCCAAGATGTTGGAGACCGTCATCTCTGACAACTCTCGCATGGGTCTCATGCCGGGCATGACCGTGAAGGGCAGTCAGCTGGATGGCGCGGCTACGCCTTATGATACAGGCTCCCCGATGGCCGACAGTGGGTTCCTTGGAAGTTATTCGCCTACCATGGGCAACTTCTCTCCTATCCAGGGCGCTGGATCGGACAGCCCGACGAACAACGGCTTTGGCACCGACTACGGTGGCGTTGGCGGATACGGTTCTGGTACTTCCTACTCTTCGGCTACTAGCCCTCGTGCCACCAGCCCCTTCACACCCACGTCACCGTTCAGCTATGGCGGGTACTCGCCATCGTCGCCCGCGGCTGGCTACTCGCCCAGCTCACCTCTCCTCGACTCTGCTGGTCGTTTTGCTTCCAGCCCACAATTCAGTccctcgtcgccgtcgttcTCGCCAACTTCGCCGATGCTGCGCCCTGGAAGCCCGACCAGCCCGAGCTACAGCCCTACCTCCCCGAGTTACTCGCCGGCATCGCCAGCTGCCGCCAGGTACTCGCCCACCTCCCCCGCCCAACAATTCTCTCCGACGTCGCCCTCATACTCCCCCACGAGTCCGAGCTACAGCCCGGCCTCGCCCGCTTTCCAGGCTACCTCGCCAAGCTACTCTCCGGCGTCGCCTACCTGGTCGCCAACCTCGCCGGACGCTTACTCGCCCACGAGCCCGTCGTTCCAGCGGTCGCCTGGTCAGCAGCTGTCCCCTACTAGCCCAACGGGTTACTCGCCGACGTCGCCGCAGTACTCGCCGCGGACGCCGGGACGTAATAACTCGGGGGGCAACGGGGATCAATA TTCTCCCACTTCGCCATCGAATGATTAA
- a CDS encoding G/U mismatch-specific DNA glycosylase, whose protein sequence is MTSPEPPVPDDQRTPPPPTFAGRLKLEDFKFDGNGSASASPSPGGIRRSARLSSTIKATPVITDTSSSSASPSRKATQTQTTVTTTLTTTTTKAQSSKRKLITHTSTSTTPTPSSSSSSTPTSKRPKSLPKKNKIYDNIPQTLPDALSPNLLVLFIGLNPGISTAIQQHAYAHPTNLFWRLLFSSGITPVLCAPSEDRSLPERFSLGLTNIVGRPTRNGGELTKGEMDEGVAVLEEKVRVWKPEAVCVVGKGIWESVYRVRERQRQQRHGQGQIGIEKDKVGLNKGRGKAVGLLPKDWKYGWQDESENMGVPGGDSGDEEEEMDTTTAGGGWKGARVFVATSTSGLAATVGRAEKERIWRELGEWVERRRTEREKEKGVKGEDEDEDQGQGGVVGE, encoded by the coding sequence ATGACGTCGCCCGAACCTCCTGTGCCTGATGACCAACGTACACCCCCGCCACCAACTTTTGCCGGCCGTCTCAAGCTCGAAGACTTCAAGTTCGACGGCAATGGCTCAGCATCGGCATCGCCATCACCAGGCGGAATTCGCAGAAGCGCCCGTCTGTCCTCGACAATCAAAGCGACCCCCGTAATTACAGAtacatcctcctcttcggcatCTCCATCACGCAAAGccacccaaacccaaaccacCGTTACCACCACCTTGACAACAACCACGACCAAAGCCCAATCATCCAAACGAAAACTAATAACCCACACCTCGACCTCAACCACCCCAACCCcatccagctccagctcctccactCCCACCTCCAAACGCCCCAAATCCCTCCCCAAAAAGAATAAGATCTACGACAACATCCCCCAAACCCTCCCCGACGCCCTCTCTCCCAATCTTCTCGTTCTCTTCATCGGCCTCAACCCCGGCATCTCCACCGCCATCCAACAACATGCCTACGCGCACCCGACCAATCTTTTCTGGCGTCTCTTGTTTTCTTCGGGCATCACCCCCGTGTTATGTGCACCGTCGGAAGACCGCTCCCTGCCCGAGCGGTTTTCGCTGGGGTTGACCAACATTGTGGGGAGACCGACGCGGAATGGCGGGGAATTGACCAAGGGGGAGATGGACGAAGGGGTGGCAGTGTTGGAAGAAAAAGTGAGGGTGTGGAAGCCTGAAgcggtgtgtgtggtggGCAAAGGGATTTGGGAGAGTGTCTATCGGGTGAGggagaggcagaggcagcaGAGACATGGACAGGGGCAAATTGGGATAGAAAAAGACAAAGTTGGGTTGAATAAAGGACGGGGAAAAGCGGTGGGGTTGCTGCCGAAAGATTGGAAGTATGGGTGGCAGGATGAGAGTGAGAATATGGGTGTGCCCGGTGGTGATagtggtgatgaggaggaggagatggacaCGACAAcagctggtggtggttggaagGGAGCGAGGGTGTTTGTGGCTACGAGTACTAGTGGGTTGGCGGCCACGGTTGGGAgggcggagaaggagaggatttGGAGAGAGTTGGGGGAGtgggtggagaggaggaggacagaaagggagaaggagaagggagtgaaaggggaggatgaggatgaggatcaGGGTCAGGGTGGTGTAGTGGGTGAGTGA
- a CDS encoding short chain dehydrogenase translates to MTRLTTKAFSALRTTMVPNSASRLSPRLTTALFQHQPRAITQTIITPLSHTRSLHQTASCPLPASEPFKLDRTKRLPEFFSLQDKVILISGGGRGVGLTQAEAVLEAGARVHVVDILPDPSTDPDSPFSAVAKRATEELGSSITYHRVDVRNQQALNEVVQGIAKKEGRMDGLIAAAGIQQETSALEYSREDADKMMSVNVTGVFMTAQAVARVMVENGWPGSMVLIGSMSGTVANRGLICPAYNASKAAVLQLGRNLASEWGEHGIRVNTLSPGYIVTAMTAGLFEAFPERRTAWPDANMLKRLSYPEEYRGAAIFLLSDASSFMTGADLRIDGGHCAW, encoded by the exons ATGACCAGACTCACCACCAAGGCCTTCTCGGCCCTCAGGACCACCATGGTCCCCAATTCAGCCTCCCGCCTTTCCCCCAGGCTCACCACTGCACTTTTCCAACATCAACCCCGAGCCATCACCCAAACCATTATCACCCCTCTCAGCCACACCCGCTCCCTCCACCAAACCGCTTCCTGTCCCCTCCCTGCCTCCGAGCCCTTCAAGCTCGACCGCACCAAACGCCTCCCCGagttcttctccctccaagACAAAGTCATCCTCATCTCCGGCGGCGGGCGGGGCGTCGGCCTCACTCAAGCCGAGGCCGTCCTCGAAGCCGGCGCGCGTGTGCACGTCGTCGACATTCTGCCCGACCCTTCCACCGATCCCGACTCTCCCTTTTCCGCCGTTGCCAAGCGCGCCACCGAGGAACTGGGGTCCAGCATTACTTATCACCGTGTGGACGTGCGTAATCAGCAGGCGCTGAACGAAGTTGTGCAGGGGAttgccaagaaggagggcaggatggatgggttgaTTGCTGCGGCGGGGATCCAGCAGGAGACGAGCGCGCTCGAGTATAGCAGGGAGGATGCGGACAAGATGATGAGCGTGAATGTCACGGGGGTGTTCATGACGGCGCAGGCGGTGGCGAGGGTCATGGTGGAAAATGGGTGGCCGGGGAGTATGGTGCTGATTGGGAGCATGAGTGGGACGGTGGCTAATCGGGGGTTGATTTGCCC cgcCTACAATGCCTCCAAAGCCGCCGTCCTCCAGCTTGGCCGCAACCTCGCCTCGGAATGGGGCGAGCATGGCATCCGCGTCAACACGCTTTCGCCGGGCTACATCGTGACCGCCATGACGGCCGGCCTCTTCGAAGCTTTTCCCGAGCGCAGGACCGCTTGGCCCGATGCCAACATGCTCAAAAGGCTAAGTTACCCGGAGGAGTACCGCGGCGCGGCGATCTTCTTGCTCAGTGATGCGAGCAGCTTCATGACGGGCGCGGATCTGAGGATTGATGGTGGGCATTGTGCTTGGTAA
- a CDS encoding LMBR1 domain-containing protein 1 → MDITPMVASAGLLQTSLIWVAYAVAVALVFFVAVITVFTWQTPYDRSKLVTTVAIVSLTALLATVFLLPVDIALVSSTASASRGTKKDWATPERIHGILKTLKIVYYSLYSFDALLCLVVIPFAYFWYEEHDEVLEEEGRETWSTRFWQALKYTIAFIILVIILFLVGFFVPTAAQDHGRHLDLDYFKRLLTNNNGEKALSFGLGLLMTLGVLLYVLYTATGLALLPVSLIKSAPAISAPELSAMTAAELEHNRELQRQIEMRNAGRIVAMSQKDRRELDLLLREERTLVRRQRLAAEASGEGQSTIMRIWTKTQAVFRPLKLFGGILLLCLSVILWISMLITAIDKAANSVCKSHCGYILGHINVFQPVNWVFVKAAKAFPIDYILMAFLILFLFSSSITGIASVGIRFLWVRVFQLKKGRTAPQALLIATVMQALIILAINYAVVNLLAPQYAMYGTQTFCQALSLDPGAPPDCRNHRDMIRPCSESLTDPLAKDVCTPTVMSTFLNRIVLNWTVFGAIDFWAQFAFLTVFLLVFVTSLIRTPRLNLTEIDEEAQADEEEGLLASTSRRFGATWQDITGRAKRTVGGHPNGQGYGTSGTNGTASSR, encoded by the coding sequence ATGGATATCACCCCAATGGTGGCATCCGCCGGGCTGCTCCAGACCAGCTTGATCTGGGTTGCCTACGCCGTCGCCGTTGctctcgtcttcttcgtcgccgTCATCACCGTCTTCACCTGGCAGACTCCCTACGATCGCTCCAAGCTTGTCACGACCGTCGCCATTGTCAGTCTCACAGCTCTTCTCGCTACAGTGTTTCTCCTTCCCGTCGATATCGCCCTCGTCTCCTCCACCGCGTCCGCATCGAGGGGCACCAAGAAAGACTGGGCAACACCCGAACGCATCCATGGCATCCTCAAGACGCTCAAGATTGTCTACTACTCCCTGTACAGCTTCGATGCGCTTCTCTGCCTCGTCGTAATCCCGTTCGCATACTTCTGGTACGAAGAGCACGACGAggtcttggaggaggagggaagagagaCTTGGAGCACCCGCTTCTGGCAAGCCTTAAAATATACCATTgccttcatcatcctcgtcatcatttTGTTCCTCGTAGGCTTCTTCGTCCCTACTGCAGCCCAAGACCATGGCCGGCATCTCGATCTCGACTACTTCAAGCGTCTCTTGACCAACAACAATGGTGAAAAGGCTCTCAGCTTTGGACTCGGACTGCTCATGACACTGGGAGTCCTCCTTTACGTGCTCTACACCGCAACCGgcctcgccctccttccaGTCTCCCTTATCAAGAGTGCCCCGGCCATTTCGGCCCCTGAACTTTCCGCCATGACTGCTGCCGAGCTCGAGCACAACCGCGAGCTCCAGCGTCAAATCGAGATGCGCAACGCCGGTCGCATCGTCGCCATGTCTCAGAAGGACAGGCGCGAGCTCGACCTTTTACTCCGTGAGGAACGCACTCTCGTACGCCGCCAGCGTCTAGCAGCCGAAGCAAGCGGCGAGGGACAATCCACCATCATGCGCATCTGGACCAAGACCCAGGCTGTTTTCCGTCCGCTCAAGCTCTTTGGCGGTATCCTCCTGCTTTGCCTCTCGGTCATTCTCTGGATCTCGATGCTCATCACCGCCATCGACAAGGCCGCCAACTCCGTCTGCAAGTCCCACTGTGGCTACATCCTCGGGCACATCAACGTATTCCAGCCCGTCAACTGGGTCTTTgtcaaggccgccaaggCGTTCCCCATTGATTACATTCTCATGGCTTTCCTgatccttttcctcttcagcAGCTCCATTACCGGCATTGCTTCCGTGGGCATCCGTTTCCTTTGGGTCAGGGTTTTCCAACTCAAGAAGGGCCGTACCGCTCCTCAAGCCCTGCTCATCGCAACTGTCATGCAGGCCCTCATCATCCTAGCCATCAATTATGCCGTCGTCAACCTCCTCGCCCCTCAATACGCCATGTACGGCACTCAGACTTTTTGTCAAGCTCTTTCTCTGGACCCCGGTGCTCCGCCAGACTGCAGAAACCATCGAGACATGATTCGCCCATGCTCCGAGTCTCTTACCGACCCCTTGGCTAAGGACGTATGCACGCCCACCGTCATGTCCACCTTCTTGAATCGCATTGTGCTCAACTGGACCGTGTTTGGCGCCATTGACTTTTGGGCCCAGTTTGCCTTCTTGACCGTGTTTTTGTTGGTGTTCGTCACCAGCTTGATCAGGACTCCCAGATTGAATCTTACTGAGATTGACGAGGAGGCACAggcggacgaagaggagggattGCTGGCGAGCACCTCCAGGAGGTTCGGCGCTACTTGGCAGGACATCACGGGCAGAGCCAAGAGAACTGTTGGTGGACATCCCAATGGCCAAGGATATGGAACTAGTGGGACAAACGGAACAGCTAGTTCTCGTTAG
- a CDS encoding GNAT family N-acetyltransferase yields MKFSSPPMEDSHHTMSPTVTTPTLPKGYVLHAGYPPISSYRHLRSASGLTARSVAQAAPVASNSWYGCYITYDDNNNNKPVEVAMGRIIGDGGWYFHIADMATLPEHQRKGLGDVVLKELLAYIGRHAPCDEKEGEYPYITLFADGPGRRLYEKNGFKETAPRSLGMQLVYDRGLVVPGRWVLGS; encoded by the coding sequence ATGAAATTCTCATCCCCACCCATGGAAGATAGCCACCATACAATGTCGCCCACAGTGACAACACCTACCCTTCCAAAGGGCTACGTGCTCCACGCGGGCTATCCTCCCATTTCCTCCTACAGGCATCTCCGGTCCGCCTCGGGGCTAACCGCTCGATCCGTTGCCCAAGCAGCGCCTGTCGCGTCCAATTCCTGGTACGGATGCTACATCACGTatgacgacaacaacaacaacaagcccgTAGAAGTAGCAATGGGACGAATCATTGGCGATGGAGGATGGTACTTCCACATCGCCGACATGGCTACCCTCCCAGAGCATCAGCGTAAGGGGCTAGGAGACGTGGTGCTCAAGGAATTACTTGCTTACATTGGTCGCCACGCGCCGTgtgatgagaaggagggtgAGTACCCTTATATTACGCTTTTTGCGGATGGGCCGGGCAGGAGGTTGTATGAGAAGAACGGGTTCAAGGAGACGGCGCCCCGTTCACTCGGAATGCAACTAGTATATGATCGCGGGCTTGTTGTGCCTGGGCGGTGGGTACTGGGTAGCTAG